The stretch of DNA TCGTATTTTATTTGCTCGGCTGTCGTTGTGTACAGTGTTCACAGTGTCATATTATCTGCCTCccccaaacatttttatgatttcctTCAACGCGCACTTCCACGGCAAAGTTATACCATTGCTGCTTGTTACACAGATCGActaactgtttttcttttaaccacTTGAGttacttcgttttttttttccttaaaaataaacacacaatGCTCTGTATGTTACGGCCCGACCCAAACTCTGTTGTTGCAGGAATTGTGTAACAAAACATCCTCCCATCACGTGTTCTTATTGTAAGGTCGTTGGAGTAAGTAACAAGCTATTCTTTCAAACGCCAAGTCCTCTAAAACATGTTTGAGAAATatcccccagcagcagcatttcgtagcacgacattttttttgtttgtgtgtttatgTGTagctttctttttgaatgtttcaattcattcatcatcaccTACCGTCCGCATGATTCacgatgaattattttttttccgcttttttcCCCGCTCCTTGTCGTTTATTACGTGCTTGCGGCTTGTGGTCTGAAAAGCATAAATGGCTTCGTGATTGCGGAGAAAGCGTTGACAGTTTAAGAGGagataaaatttacaaatttgttgaatgtatttttatttcatttttgcttttaaaaGGGCGAATCAGGAGAAGCTGCCGAGCGCGGAGCTCCCGGACTACCCGGACCCAAGGGTGAAATAGGCGAGCGCGGCTACCGCGGtgaaaagggagagaaaggAGACATGGGACTACCAGGTAATGCCACCTATCCGACGAGAATAACACTATTCTGGAGGAACTTGACACTCActaaaagagaataataaataaataatgatataaaacaaaaaaaatcatttattagGAGTGCAAGGTGAAGGTGGGCTGCGCGGTCCACCAGGTGCCGATGGTAACGATGGCGAGGTTGGAGCTCAGGGACCCCCGGGCCTACCGGTACGTGCGATCTTCCAATTCGACATGTTGACGCGAAACTCGACACATTTCGATCTCATGTTCACACTTTTCCCCTccacttttctctttctctctctctctctatggcGTAATGCAACAGGGACTGATGGGACCCAAAGGCGAAAAAGGCGAGTACGGCGATATTGGTCCCCCAGGATTGATGGGACCCCCCGGTTTACCTGGACCACCTGTAAGTCTCTCTTATAATATCCCTAACCCCACCCTCATTGAACTTGTGTCTCGTTCTTTTCTTGTTATCGCAACTCGAAATGTCCATTGGATGAGAGACTGGGCGACGGCGATTGTTtaactctttatttttcttttctttccaacagGGCTATCCGGGCGTCAGGGGAGAAAAAGGCGACAAAGGAGAGTCGGTAATGTTGACcccaaatttgtttcttttctattcaactGTGTTTCTTATCATGTGCTATAAAACAACGTTCATCCGCATATGGCTTGCCAGTCACAAAAATGCGCCatcaccgttttttttttgtttcttatttttcttttcttgtcaataCCTTCGCcggtgttttttcttttcggggtTGGGCTGGGGGGAATAGAACGAGGGGTTTCCAACCTATAAAAAATGTCCTTTAAGGCCAAAAAAAGCCGTAATgattggaaattttattttgttttcttttgaattgtcGTCTCCCATGTACAACGACAGTCGGTTGGCAGACAAGGTATTTTCAAACGAGTAAGTCACCAGTCTCCACCATCATAAAACCGATATCTCCCCCTTATTTATACCCTTTTTCGATTCACGCTACACGCCAATTTCACCAATTCCACTTATATTAGCTCATTTACATTATTCCCGTCTGGAGTAGTTTCTTCTTGTCGTCCTTAGTTTTGCAACTGGTATCGTCACCACAAAAGTCGCCTTTTTAAGACTTTGATTCTCTCGATTCTTCTTATCGTCTTTCACACTTTTCCTATCATTCGCCAACGCAATCAAGAGGATTTGGCTGCAAGCTAAATTTTTTCGCCATTCGGAAATTTCTAAGGGGAATTCGATAGCTCTTGTATCTCTTTTAGGCTTGAGCTGCAAAGATATTGATCGAAAGTGCATGTAGTGCTTTTTCATGCCTCTCACTTTTTCCGGTGATTTATCGAATATTTATATTCCTtcttcacacacacatgatTCGAGATATTtccgtttgtttcttttctcatctcttttgtttttctatttattaaaaCAACACAAACGTTTGTCTTTTGTCTGGGGTGCTCACTTCCACTTCTCTATGATGGaccaaaaaaaataccaatccGTTCGAATCACAGAAGTATAAAAAGCTCAGGAGAAGACAGGTAATTTTCATCAATTTGTTCATCAGTTTTATTACTAATCAATCCCACCCCATGTATTATACATTAACCTTATTCTTATACTTTGAAATTATATGTCACGGTTCAAATTGTGGTCAGATTCCCGCTATCGAATGAGTAGTGCATGCGAGTTATTTTGTTCCTAAACTACTACATCTTTCTGATTGGACGAATTTCTTCGTGAAATTTCGTTTTGGAATGtctctttgatttgattagacTTTGTCTTGTTCTTTCTATATAGTATTATAAAAATCTGCTGATTTGGCTTTAGTCGTCTAGACACATACCCCACCCATCTCCTCCACCCATCAGCCTAGCAATAATAAGCTTAGGCATGTTATCTAACGACCAATTCCTTATTTCAGCAGGGTGATGGCGCTATCGACGGAGTTGTCACCGAAGTTGTAAGTCATCCCAACATAACATGCAATTGAATCCCGTATATTACAACATTTGTAACATGTGATTTCTATTTGATTGAGAAGGTCATGGGAGCTCCAGGTCCTCCAGGACCACCTGGTATGTGTTCTCATTACTATGcatttatatttcattttcaaatattaataattgtgtgtgtttcgccGAATAGGAGCATCCGGACTACAGGGCCCACCTGGAATCAAAGGAGATAGAGGAAATGATGGCACTAAAGGCGAAGCCGTATGTTCAAAttgttcattttgtttcagttTACAGAGTAAGAAGAAtctaattgtttttatttgaaaacgaaatACAGGGCGAAAGAGGTGAAAAGGGCGATGCTGGACCAATTGGTCTTCCGGTAAACTatcaaatattaattaaaaatcatttttgaaaaatcatagTTTTGACTGTCCAATTATCATTTAGGGACCGATGGGATTACGAGGAGAGCCTGGGCGGACAGGTGAAACAGGCAAGATGGGCCCAATGGTAAGacggacgagagagaaagccGAAACACGCTCAAATATTCATGAGCCAACACTAACAACACTCTTGTTAATCTTAAGTAGTCTTATTCGTTTTGTGTTATGAGTTCTCCCAATAACACCGCCATAGCCTTCCCCACTCTCACGGTTGACATAGCAACTCAGCACTACACTGAGTGGCTACCAGggttttttcttgattctcgAATGTACTCGGCAtggaaaattgattttttaaaacgtcgAATCTAACGCGTTTCGCGCTCGTcgcatttgtttgttttctttccttttcctgttGCCATCCATCAACAAATCGATAACAGGGACCAAATGGTTTGGACGGAATCAAAGGAGGTAGAGGAGAACCGGGACGGAAAGGAGAAAGAGGCGAGCCTGGTCTACCGGTAATATcctcattttaaaattctaaaatgaTCGGAAACGgctttgaaaatcattttttacgTGTTCGTTGTTTTCTGTAGTTGTTAACATTTTAGATTTTGACTCCGTTTTTCTCTTCGAATTAGGTTACGTAGTCGTAACATAATTTGCATGATTGGTTTCTCCATTGTGTAGTTGTAgctccttattattattaacccAACTAATTTTTCTGACTCAATACCCTCACCATTTGATGAACCTTGTTTGGATTCCTGGTCTTGTTTGACACAGGGGACGGACGGAATACCTGGAATCAAGGTATACCTGGAATCATTTATCTCTCGCTCCCATTGACCCACCTTGAATTTATCCTGTAGTAGTTAAATAAGTCGATTGTTAACAACGCATCCGCTGTTTAGTACGTCtttgcttgtttgttgtttacttctttttttcctgccgAAATCTTCTTATGTTTTGTTCATTCTTGATGTACTCGATCAActctgaattttttcttcttcaaccatTCAGGGCGAGAAAGGCGAAAAAGGTACTAAAGGTGACTTGGTAAGCGAACACAAAAACACGACTGCCGTCTACTTAATCTAATCATGATTTCACCTTTCAATTTACCTAGGGAATGTTgggaaagaaaggaaagaaaggtGAGAGAGGACCGAGAGGAGAACAGGGACCTAGCGGACTGGATGCACCGTGTCCTTTAGGCGCGGATGGTTTGCCCATCCCTGGATGCGGATGGAGACCAGGAAGCCAACCAGTgagttattttcccaatatcAAATACAAAATAGTGAGACTGTTATAATACGACAGCATTCCTAAATCAAATATGGGCTTAGGCTACATATACTTTCGTATGGAAATCAAGTCAATGCGTATATGGCACAGTGTAATCAAGAATCTCACTGGGGTGTCGGGTGTTCGTACAGTTAATCAGTCATGTGTTGACAAGAATGCCCCGGCATTAACTCTCAGCTAATCAAATAAGGCCCTtgaaaatccaatcaaaataACCAGTTGCGACAGCTGGCGAACATTTCAGCTTGTCATGTATTATTAAGAGAGGCCttgatttttattcctttttttttcccccgcgCTGGTAAATGAATGGGCTTTTAATGAATCTCTGCGCGcctattttttcttgatgatgaTTTCAGTCTTACGGAGCGCCGGGAAGCAGCACCAACCGACCGGCTGGTCCACCGACGACCACAACAACCGCACCCGACTCGGTCGATtacgaagacgaagacgacTATGACGACgtgtaaatatttaaaatttcattgagccaaaaaaaaaagaaaaagaaaattaatttgtaagAGGATCACTTTCATGTTTCTCATATTCATCCCATATACTgttctaaaaaatttaaattccataAACAATACGAAATAATTAGATTGCCCCATATCGTTCTAgccagttaaaataaaaataccttgCTTTATGGCTTGCTTTGAATGGGATTAAATTGTGTAGGACGCCCGAGCACAACGAGCGCGTCGGACGATTTAAATTAATGGGCCAAATTGGAGGAGGAGCCGGCGGCGGTGGAGGCGACGCAGgagaaatcaaattgaaaactgtacagtgaaaaaaaaaacagaaattgaaaaaataaaataacaaacatttaaccctaaataaagaaaagaaaatgaagaaaaaaaactcgctTCTTCCATCCCCTATGATCAATAACAAATTACAATAAGAGGCTCGAACGGAGAAATCAATTtgttctgaaaaaaaaaatattcgttcGTCCTCagtttcgttctttttttttttaattctctgtGCGTTATATTCTGTTCATCATAACGTTCGACTAacgacaaaaatgttttttttttctcgcggAAAATAGATTCAACTTGTTTGTTTAGTTCtgtatccttttcttttgtcttgttttaaCTCTTGAAAAGTTTGATGTCTTCGCaagtaaaacaacaaaagttgcagtgattttcttttcatagtATTGTTTGCGGAATCATGTAAATTGCACGCGCTATGTGACTACaggacaaaatttttttacataataataaaccatCCCTctaaacacaaacaaaacaaaagaaaagcagaaaaaaaaaaaataataataatgtcttGCCAAATGTCTCCGTGAAAtgttattttacaataaaccAATGAAGTTCCCGTTCAACCTTTTTTCGCCTGACATAATCAGTATCGCGTCTATTTGTCGACCCAAATTACTGGCCAACATAACATTACAGCacttctctcccccccccccttccctcatcaattttctatttttcgaaTATGCCATCCATAATACTCACTGTGACATTTGTATAAATGTGCTGCTGCCTCCCGCTCCGCCCGTTCTCCCTGTCAAACTTCCCTCATCTTCGACTCTTCTCTAACTATTCGATTGATTAACAAAACAGCAAACGAGTGTTCAATATGTATAACTTTCCCTCTGAACGGTCTTCGAAACGCCAAAATTAACCACAATCCCCcccatcatcttcttcctccttaTCGTGTTCTCTCGTATAACCATTTATCAGAATTCAGAATATCATGTGTTAACCCGCCGGTCTCCTGTTTACCCGCAGACCCCTTTCACATTACATATTGCTGTACATTTTCATCACACAGCGTCATAGAAACCTCAACAACAAACCAATATGTCACCATCAAaacattcaaagaaaaaatttaaaacattaaaaaaaaagacaaacaaacaatagaaAATCATCTGGTAGTGCttcgattgttttgttttttctttcttatatacTCGGCCAACATATTAACACGTAATGATATTAGGGTTGCCACAATGCCACCGATaatgaattctttttaaaagtctttgattttaaaaacgatttttgaattctttaaaatctttgaatttgagcaccttttttggaaaactcttggaaaatcgaaatttcctagcagttttcaattttttgtgatTGATTCGCAACATGGCAACTTCCTTACGTTTTGGGGGGAAAATTAGCCATTGGCAATCCTTTAAGGGCTTTAGCAGACTACAAGTATATTGTTTCTTTGTTGAAGACGTATACGTGAATACGTGATGTAGTGTTAGTAATAGGGTAATaattgtgtgtttgtgttaaaTTAATGTGATATAATTCAACACGGGCAAGCAAGCAGAGAAAGATGTCTCGcaagcaaaagaagaatagagaaagTAAATCTACTTGTTTTAATGTCGATTGGCAAAATGCCGAGCTCTACCCAGATTTTCGTGAGTGGGTGGAAAAAGTTGAAGGCGAGAAACAATATTGCAAGTGTCGGTGGTGtaaccaaaattttttcttgggcgGCATGCAGAGAAGGTGCACTTCATGCAAAATCACATAAGGCCTTGgtccagaaaaaaattcaagcttCGGTTTCAAGCATCTTCCAATCTAGTTCAGTCATGCAGTAGCAGgtacgatttttcttttgctaatttgtttgtttgtcagTCGAAAGTATGCCGAGTAGTGGAGTCACAAATTGCTAAATAATAGTCTAGCGTTCCTCCAACCAATTTTCGAATGTCTACCAAGtagattgaaattcaattatagAAACAAAAGTATATTAAACTCGAACCCACAAAACATTCTACAAATTCCCACCGGTGTAAGGATATGATGCGATGATAGCCTTGTTATCACCCCGTCAATTTCTTATTCGTATCCAGCTGAGTCGTGTAAACTGCGCGTTACGTGAGTCTCCGGAGATGGATGGCTACATCTGATTGAACGTGGTAGGAAATGGAATCTCGGCTTCTCATTTTCACTTCTAGATGTGGGGTATCATATAAATATAATGGAGATTGTAGACGCTTTGGGTTGCgtgagcgtgtgtgtgtagccaTACACACTATATTGAGGAATCAACTGTCTGGGGGACgactaagaaaaaagaaaaaaaactttcggaAACCGGAATCGGAAACCAGATACCATCAGGGTGAGGGAAAAGggtcacaaaagaaaatccaattttccTTTCGAGACgaaaagtttcttcttccctgGGCTGTCAGGAGTCGGCAAACTAGGCAACGTCTGAGAGATCACATTCGCTcgagcagcagaagcagcgaTGAATCCTGTGCAAGATCAATTGCTTCCATGTGAGAACGTCAACAGCGCATCGCTTGaagaaaattaatcaaaagttTGTCTTTACGACTTACCAGTCTGGAAATGAAtcgttcgtcttttttttgGAGAAACCGAGGCACACACAGGGCGCTGTATTTATTCATAGATAACGTTTGTGGTATAAATTAAGGATCACGAAACTTCACGAGTTTCGGATTGCCTCGGAACAAACTGTGGCGAAGAGCTGGGAAGCAGGTGCTGAGCAATATAACGTTGTTGTCGTTCCATCGTGATTATGAAAACATAGGCAGTTTGTGGAGCCTCCGCTATCTCATCACCAATTCAGTCAGTGAATAagccttaaaaaagaaaaaaaataagcttaTCTCTCTTCGCTCGaaactcattttatttttaaattctatttaGATTCCCGCTCTTTATGCCTATCTTAGCCTCCACcctttcaaataaatattctaAAAAAGCGCTGGCCGATACGGGTTATATAAGACTCAGCCTATATGAGGGGTAGCGCCGCGTTTTGATTCGTTTCCTGGTGCCGGTATCCCGTAGGAAATCTATTTAAGCAGCAATttaaagcatttaaaaaagaaaaggtggccataaggagaaaaaaaaggacagcgTTTAACTTTGCAGTGTCCATTCGTTTAACCTctgtttcatcttcttttcggTTAAAAATCTCTCCCAATGAAaccgaataataaaaaatgaaaagtggtaggaaaagaaaacggagggaaagagagagagagagagggttgTAAATGTGTCTCTATATATTCCTCCCTTTTCTATTCTCTCCTTGGTCGTCCTCTTCTTGTCTTTGTGTCTAAGGTTAGATATagcccccttcttcttcttcttcttcctcctttttttcccctccctcCTCTCCCAACTTCTTCTTGGCCGGGTCGAGACGGGCACAAGCGCGCACTCGACGCTGAGCAGTGGTGTTGTCCACACGCACTCTCAGCGACGTCAGCAGACTCACCCCGATCCTCCACTCTTGTCTCCAATTCAAGCACAGACATAcgccgaaaaaaaaggggaagaagaaaaacaacaagccCATTTCCCTTCTTGtccagttattttgttttcactcTCTGCCCGGCTCGGTCGTCTCTCCTCCGCCCCTCcgtgttgtttgtgtgtatgCTGTCAGTTCATCTTTCGGCTTGTGGAacacaacccaaaaaacaaaacaaatctggAACACTTTTAGCTGACATGGGCATGGGAACTTGAAGCGGATCGATTTGTCCCATCAACGAGTATAGAGCCCCGACAACAACAGCGGCTGTGATCCTTCCTTATTATTCCAAAGTGGTTTCGGTGTCAGTGTCAAACAGAGCCTCCATTTTTTCGACCCCCGTCGTTTCTTAATACGTATATAGGGTCGGAGAGTCTTTGGTTTCCAGTGATCAACACAAACCGACCAATTGAGAGTTCTTCTCCCGTGTCAGAATCATCAATCATCTAACCTGCCAACAGTCTGCACTGCTCTTTTCCACAGGAGAATCTGCTGAGATCAAGGCGAAACCCAAaagttgattcatttcgtttgGCTGCCTACGTTTTGTTGGGGTGGACAAAAAGTATCCCGGTGGGTCTGGCgattaaaaaacaagacagaaagaaaagagcaagCCGATTGCGAGCCTACCTAAAAATAGCGTTagtcgatttttctttcttttagcgTTTTCGACTTTCGTACGTTCCGACTATACAGAGAGAAAAGTAGAGCGGTGCGGGGGGTCAGCAAACGACTGtggagccaaaaaagaaaaacaagtccagtgattcttcttttgtttgtttttttgtagtttCAAATCAGTACGAGGGAATTGTTCAAGATGCATCCGTCCATTACGAGTCGGACCGCTGTCAGACGGCCGCCCGTCatcattttgtttcatgtGGGTCTTGCCGTCGTCGCTTCGGCGTTGCTGGTCGGTCCGCAACCGGTCGAGTCTCACTTGGCCGAAGAATTCAGTATCCAGCAACTCTTAACCAAACGCTTTCCTCATCGGATATCTGACGACATTTACCTGGATCCTTGTAAAGCAGGTAATAAAACACTatcctatttttcttctaagCAAACATCCAACAGAAAGTTGCACGTGAATTGCAATTCACTGCCTTTGACAAACAAACCCGAAAGACGTATACATATTTGCTTACCTTCAAAGTGTCTGGGGGCTACAGCTAATGACATGGCAAACATCTATCAACAAGGAATAAGCTTTGAAGTCATTGTTTGATGGAACAACGTCTACCGAGCgttcgtcatcatcattccgGTTTGAAATAAGCCGAACGTCGTCATTTGGCTCTTATCGTGAATAAGACATTTCAGGGTCGATAAATCCAAAGAGCATTCCTCTGGCTTATTTTCTGGGTATTTATTATCGACGATTTCGCCACGAGCCATATTGATGCCTGTCGAGTGTCGGAGAGATCGTTGCCCTGAATATTTTAAGTATTGCCTTCATCTGAGATTCACGCGATCttctcagaaaaaaagaaaagaagaagaagaaaaaaacttggacGTTATTAATGTTTCGCAGACTGTTTCACATTCCTTTTCCCTCCTCCAGGGAAAAGCAGACCAATAAAACATGTCGAATGCGTTGACTGTTTgacccccttttctctcttatttttttgcggCAGCAATTCACGCTGCTATCAAGGTTGGAAAGCAACGTCAAACATCAAATGGCGAAACGCTTAAAACTGGCTAGCAGCGAATCCAAGTGCGGAATTCTTGACTCGCTGCGGTTCTCGTTAGAGCTACATGGAGCATTTACCAATGCGAAAACAAAATAGCCAAGAGAAATTAAACTCGACGGAGAAATTCTTTGCATCGTTTACGCGTCCAAGTCgcttcagcagcagcggttGAACGCAAATAGGCAATTTAAAAGATGTCCTTGATTAAATATCGATTGAAGCCCTTGGGATTTTTTCTACGAATCGATAGACAGATGAAGgtataaaagggaaatgaaggTAGCGACGACAGCCCGCGGATAATAAACTAAGCAAAAGCCAAGAGGAAACCATAACCGTGATGGTGTGTTGTGCATACGATCGGCTTCGCTTGGTAATTCACTTATTTTCCCCAACCATTATTATGTTGAATAGCCATGCAGCAGTGATAAGGTCGCCCCTTCTTAGCGTAGCCTAGGAGGACCGTAATTGGATGCCgcgattttgttttgtaactaAGAGCGCAGTTAATTGCATTGTTCAATATCCGAAAAAATGAGGCGAACGCAACAAAAGGCTAGACATCAAACAAAATctgttttgcttcttctttgcaGAGGGCTTTGTCGGTGACATTGCATTGCCCAACGTTCGCTACGAGTTGGAGTACGAGCTGCAGTCGAGGCGAGATAAAGAGCTGGCCAGCAAAACAGGTCAAGTGCTCATCGACTGGGAGATCGACGGCGATCAAGCGGAAGCCGAGAAAGAAGCCGATCGGCCAACAGCTTTCCTCAACGGCTCATCCACCCTTCAGCCGCATCGTCTCCATCATTCTGCTCAACTGCAGTCGGACGAGACATCCAACGATGGCCAGCAAGCCCGTCCGGGCGGTCGGCAACGCCAAGGCAGGAAGCAAGCATCCATCACAGAGTAAGTCATCCGTTTTCCtccaccctctctctctctctttttcccaccCTTCCTTTTCCTGTGTTACACATATTTACATTGGACACCCATATCGGACTCTTTTGCCTTGCCATCCGCTGCGTTGGAATAAGTCACCCGTAAAGAATTCGATTGGTTTCTCCAAAGATTATGCCAAATAGAGTCTGAAcgcagaaaagaaattcagatCGAGCTTTCCGTATATCTCTATCGAGGCCACCATGTACATATAAATAACGGCTATAAAAATATGATCAAGAATCAGCAATCGATAACTGGAATGGAGTccagcatcttcttcttttcgaattatttttacgtttatgattctttttttttctgcggtTGTCTGTGTGAGTAATATATCAGAGACATGTTCACTGGCACGGGTTTTCGATCCTCTCCAATGGATGATGGATTACGCAGGGTGTACGGACCCATGCCAACGTCCCAAATCCATTTTCTCCAGCTCGTGAATCCGTGGCACTCTAATCAAATTCTGCCTTTATTCAATAGATACACATAGTGTAGCAACGCAGCATCGCCAGCAGGATCAGCAAGGGCTGACAATCTTAAAAAAGCAATCTCTTTTTCCGCTCGAACGATTCCAACTTGCCAACAGAAGTAatcagaaatatttcgtttttctcatGACAAATCTCCcgattcctcttcttccacctATTGTTGGGCGGCGCGcactccagcagcagcttttgcGGGATTTCGGGACTGCTACTTTCAGGGCTGTTTAGATCGAGATATCTCCCGTACAGTAAGAAAAAACCCTTCCGATGGATACCAATCCGGGCAGCAGCCTATATTGATCCGATCACTAACGCTCGGTGAAACCCTGCTGGAAGAACATATTTTTCCTTGCTAATCAGCTCAGCACAAACTGGAAGGCGACACGAAGCACGCAACCAGCTACAAGAGAAAAGATCTGACCATTCAGGAGTTGCGGAACAAGAGGATTTGGAAACAAAGAGAGGAaatgaacagaaaaaaaaaagaacgagggATGGGGGGTTGCAACGGAGGTTGTCCaatctattttatttcaatatacAAAACACGTAAGGAAGAAGAGCTAGAGAACAAGTTGAGAATATACAGCTTGGAGAGGAGGATTTATGAATGCCTCGCGGAAGATGTTCAATGTGATGGCATCCAACTTCCTGCTACCATCACTGCGGAGCCAGACCAGACTAGGGAACAACGAGTCCTGTCAATTGACTCTGCAAATCTTTTCAGCTACTCCGGGGTCGTCatctcagaaaaaaaaaagaaaaagagagagagaaagaggaaagaaaatacgACAAGAGTGCACAACTGACtcgattcccccccccccctctccttgTGTCTGGAGCAAATCAATAACTCCCAGTTGGTGATACTCTGGATCCCTTTAAGAGCAATTCAGTTTATTCCGAGTGAtatcctttttctctcccctcttctttttcagcatttgtcttttatttcgattttctcgttcacattttcttatttatttatttttttgt from Daphnia pulex isolate KAP4 chromosome 4, ASM2113471v1 encodes:
- the LOC124192598 gene encoding collagen alpha chain CG42342-like isoform X15, producing MTDRDQLGRSDEKKASALLASPDCCCGVGDTSSSSGPSNGKSHLVWRRYCVLALAISTLSVLLCAVTWSQNASTHRRLLLVEERLKASLTIDDPQLDVKLTALLDNKLMLFPDSSSSSSGNAGSGSSQARSRTIRQAASAPADCLCPPGPAGPPGKRGKRGQKGDAGDPGLAGPPGPIGKNGFPGPIGLDGPKGEPGRPGEKGNKGETGNSGYDLLSTSKGEPGDPGPPGPPGPPGPTGLPGIDGRSGPPGEIGQPGDAGQPGFPGSPGAPGLPGAPGMIGSAGPKGEKGERGPIVNVDGKNFPGGIVEGPPGPPGAPGVPGEKGEAGAIGPPGRDGEKGIRGKRGKRGESGEAAERGAPGLPGPKGEIGERGYRGEKGEKGDMGLPGVQGEGGLRGPPGADGNDGEVGAQGPPGLPGLMGPKGEKGEYGDIGPPGLMGPPGLPGPPGYPGVRGEKGDKGESKYKKLRRRQQGDGAIDGVVTEVVMGAPGPPGPPGASGLQGPPGIKGDRGNDGTKGEAGERGEKGDAGPIGLPGPMGLRGEPGRTGETGKMGPMGPNGLDGIKGGRGEPGRKGERGEPGLPGEKGEKGTKGDLGMLGKKGKKGERGPRGEQGPSGLDAPCPLGADGLPIPGCGWRPGSQPSYGAPGSSTNRPAGPPTTTTTAPDSVDYEDEDDYDDVTPEHNERVGRFKLMGQIGGGAGGGGGDAGEIKLKTVQ
- the LOC124192598 gene encoding collagen alpha chain CG42342-like isoform X6 gives rise to the protein MTDRDQLGRSDEKKASALLASPDCCCGVGDTSSSSGPSNGKSHLVWRRYCVLALAISTLSVLLCAVTWSQNASTHRRLLLVEERLKASLTIDDPQLDVKLTALLDNKLMLFPDSSSSSSGNAGSGSSQARSRTIRQAASAPADCLCPPGPAGPPGKRGKRGQKGDAGDPGLAGPPGPIGKNGFPGRPGEKGNKGETGNSGYDLLSTSKQNIKRSAITTQTDLFGYGTVYMVKGLKGLGFNIDPESILMLKGEPGDPGPPGPPGPPGPTGLPGIDGRSGPPGEIGQPGDAGQPGFPGSPGAPGLPGAPGMIGSAGPKGEKGERGPIVNVDGKNFPGGIVEGPPGPPGAPGVPGEKGEAGAIGPPGRDGEKGIRGKRGKRGESGEAAERGAPGLPGPKGEIGERGYRGEKGEKGDMGLPGVQGEGGLRGPPGADGNDGEVGAQGPPGLPGLMGPKGEKGEYGDIGPPGLMGPPGLPGPPGYPGVRGEKGDKGESKYKKLRRRQQGDGAIDGVVTEVVMGAPGPPGPPGASGLQGPPGIKGDRGNDGTKGEAGERGEKGDAGPIGLPGPMGLRGEPGRTGETGKMGPMGPNGLDGIKGGRGEPGRKGERGEPGLPGTDGIPGIKGEKGEKGTKGDLGMLGKKGKKGERGPRGEQGPSGLDAPCPLGADGLPIPGCGWRPGSQPSYGAPGSSTNRPAGPPTTTTTAPDSVDYEDEDDYDDVTPEHNERVGRFKLMGQIGGGAGGGGGDAGEIKLKTVQ
- the LOC124192598 gene encoding collagen alpha chain CG42342-like isoform X11: MTDRDQLGRSDEKKASALLASPDCCCGVGDTSSSSGPSNGKSHLVWRRYCVLALAISTLSVLLCAVTWSQNASTHRRLLLVEERLKASLTIDDPQLDVKLTALLDNKLMLFPDSSSSSSGNAGSGSSQARSRTIRQAASAPADCLCPPGPAGPPGKRGKRGQKGDAGDPGLAGPPGPIGKNGFPGRPGEKGNKGETGNSGYDLLSTSKGLKGLGFNIDPESILMLKGEPGDPGPPGPPGPPGPTGLPGIDGRSGPPGEIGQPGDAGQPGFPGSPGAPGLPGAPGMIGSAGPKGEKGERGPIVNVDGKNFPGGIVEGPPGPPGAPGVPGEKGEAGAIGPPGRDGEKGIRGKRGKRGESGEAAERGAPGLPGPKGEIGERGYRGEKGEKGDMGLPGVQGEGGLRGPPGADGNDGEVGAQGPPGLPGLMGPKGEKGEYGDIGPPGLMGPPGLPGPPGYPGVRGEKGDKGESKYKKLRRRQQGDGAIDGVVTEVVMGAPGPPGPPGASGLQGPPGIKGDRGNDGTKGEAGERGEKGDAGPIGLPGPMGLRGEPGRTGETGKMGPMGPNGLDGIKGGRGEPGRKGERGEPGLPGTDGIPGIKGEKGEKGTKGDLGMLGKKGKKGERGPRGEQGPSGLDAPCPLGADGLPIPGCGWRPGSQPSYGAPGSSTNRPAGPPTTTTTAPDSVDYEDEDDYDDVTPEHNERVGRFKLMGQIGGGAGGGGGDAGEIKLKTVQ